A portion of the Epinephelus moara isolate mb chromosome 4, YSFRI_EMoa_1.0, whole genome shotgun sequence genome contains these proteins:
- the xpnpep2 gene encoding xaa-Pro aminopeptidase 2 — translation MPSCGWLLLALSLAALTGNTVGAVAYQPTERNCSLSPPYIPSTAVNTTLRLQELRERMFHLNISAYIIPGTDAHLSEYIAPRDARMAFMSGFTGSAGTGVVTQTKAALWTDSRYWVQAERQMDCNWELEKDVSISSVAEWLISEVPPGGEIGFDPFLFSLKTQEDYSINLESSNRSLKSIPDKLVDEVWKDRPHIPPDNLTRLPDRVIQRSWQMKVEHIRNQIRDNPYEPTALLLSALDETAWLFNLRGNDIPYNPFFYSYTLLTMDEIWLFLHMDRLTEELRAYLNSSCNESLCVQLKSYDSVRDYLKEYVAQPGVKVWIGTEYTNYALYELITPEEKLLTSSYSPVLTTKAVKDETEQRILRDAHVRDAVAVIQLLMWLEKAVPEGKETELTAAKYVNDCRSKQKDSRGPSFETISASGPNAALAHYSPTEETNRRLTVDEMYLVDSGGQYLDGTTDITRTVHWGTPTAMQKEAFTRVLMGNIEISRTIFPSGTRGVNMEMLGRRALWEVGLNYGHGTGHGVGNYFGVHEWPVGFQSNNIPFRTGMFTSIEPGYYKENDFGIRIEDVAVIVPVHTKYGHNYLTFDTVSLVPYDRKLIDTSLLSSEQLQWLNKYYETIRKLVSPELDKQGLQKEKDWMLKHTEPFTESGSSASVCSSSLTLIAMAVAVLHNVI, via the exons ATGCCTTCCTGTGGCTGGTTGTTGTTGGCTCTCTCTCTGGCAGCACTAACAG GAAACACTGTTGGTGCTGTTGCATACCAGCCAACTGAAAGGAACTGCTCTCTGTCCCCACCG tacaTCCCCAGCACAGCAGTAAATACCACTCTTCGGCTGCAGGAGTTACGAGAGCGAATGTTTCATCTGAATATCTCTGCCTACATTATCCCTGGCACTGACGCTCACCTG aGTGAATATATTGCACCACGTGATGCCAGGATGGCCTTCATGTCCGGCTTTACAGGCTCCGCAG GCACTGGCGTAGTTACACAGACCAAGGCCGCTCTGTGGACAGACAGCCGCTACTGGGTTCAAGCTGAGAGACAGATGGACTGCAACTGGGAGCTGGAAAAAGATG TGTCCATCAGCAGTGTAGCGGAGTGGCTGATCTCTGAGGTCCCACCAGGCGGCGAGATCGGCTTTGATcccttcctcttctccctca AAACGCAGGAGGACTACAGCATCAATCTGGAGTCCAGCAATCGCAGCCTCAAGTCCATCCCTGATAAGCTGGTCGACGAAGTGTGGAAGGACAGACCGCACATCCCACCTGACAACCTCACCCGCCTGCCTGACAGAGTCATAC aaagGTCCTGGCAGATGAAAGTGGAGCACATACGGAATCAGATAAGAGACAATCCATACGAACCAACAGCTCTTCTGCTGTCAGCACTGGATGAAACAGCCT GGCTGTTCAATCTGCGCGGCAACGACATCCCATACAATCCCTTCTTCTACTCCTACACGCTGCTCACAATGGATGAGATCTG GCTCTTCCTCCACATGGACAGATTGACAGAAGAGTTGAGAGCGTACCTGAACTCCTCCTGTAACGAGTCCCTCTGTGTGCAGCTGAAAAGCTACGACAGTGTCAGAGATTACCTGAAGGAGTATGTGGCCCAGCCTGGGGTTAAAGTGTGGATCGGCACAGAGTACACAAACTATGCTCTTTATGAGCTCATTACACCAGAG GAAAAACTCCTGACCAGCTCCTACTCTCCTGTGTTGACGACAAAAGCAGTGAAAGACGAGACGGAGCAGCGAATCCTGAGAGATGCTCAC GTGAGGGACGCGGTCGCGGTCATCCAGCTGCTGATGTGGCTGGAGAAGGCCGTGCCAGAGGGCAAAGAGACCGAGCTGACTGCTGCAAAATACGTCAATGATTGTCGCAG taaACAGAAGGACAGCAGAGGCCCGAGCTTTGAGACGATCTCTGCAAGTGGACCCAATGCTGCACTCGCCCATTACAG ccctacagaggaaacaaaCAGGAGGTTGACAGTTGATGAGATGTACCTGGTGGACTCTGGCGGCCAGTATCT AGATGGGACCACTGATATCACTCGGACAGTTCACTGGGGAACCCCCACAGCAATGCAGAAG GAGGCCTTCACTCGAGTGCTCATGGGGAACATTGAGATATCCCGAACCATCTTTCCCTCAGGGACAAGAG GCGTAAACATGGAGATGCTTGGTCGCCGAGCATTGTGGGAGGTGGGCCTGAACTATGGACACGGCACAGGCCATGGTGTTGGAAACTACTTTGGAGTTCATGAGT GGCCCGTTGGCTTTCAGAGCAACAACATTCCCTTCAGAACCGGCATGTTCACGTCTATCG AACCTGGGTATTACAAGGAGAATGACTTTGGGATTCGGATTGAAGACGTTGCTGTGATTGTGCCCGTACACACAAAG TATGGTCATAACTACCTGACCTTTGACACTGTGTCGCTGGTTCCATATGACAGAAAGCTGATTGACACCTCGCTCCTCAGCTCAGAGCAG CTTCAGTGGCTGAATAAATACTATGAGACAATCCGGAAGCTGGTCAGTCCTGAGCTGGACAAACAGGGACTTCAGAAGGAGAAGGACTGGATGCTCAAACACACAGAACCCTTCACAGAGTCTGGCTCTTCAGCGTCTGTCTGTTCCTCCTCGCTGACCCTCATCGCTATGGCTGTCGCTGTCCTCCACAATGTCATTTGA